In Wolinella succinogenes DSM 1740, a single genomic region encodes these proteins:
- a CDS encoding ribonucleoside-diphosphate reductase subunit alpha, which translates to MLTVIKRSGRVEPLDVTKIQKFTHSAVLGLENVSQSELEVDAKIQFRDKITTEEIQQTLIKTAVDKIDVDAPEWTYVAARLFLYDLYHKVNRFTGYGKLKDYFERGESEGRIIKGLRGKFDLDFLDTKIVPERDLQFNYLGIKTLYDRYLIKDRSNKPIELPQHMFMSIAMFLAQNEREPNEWAVKFYDLLSRFEVMAATPTLSNARTPRHQLSSCYIGSTPDNIEGIFDGYKEMALLSKYGGGIGWDYSKVRGLGSYIDGHKNAAGGVVPFLKITNDVAIAVDQLGTRKGAISVYLEPWHTDIFDFIDLKKNSGEERRRAHDLFPALWIPDLFMKRVEEDGAWTLLDPHECQDLTNLHGEAFEKRYLEYECMEGIIKETIRAKELWKKVLTSYFEIGSPFLCFKDNANRLNPNAHKGIIRSSNLCTEIFQNTEPNHYLIQVEYEDGSSERFEEHAIITTDTGVEKRANKITSMDSLQGKKVFIAERIAQEGKTAVCNLASINLSKIHTQEDIERVVPIAVRMLDNVIDLNFYPNKKVKRTNLETRAIGLGVMGEAQMLAESKIVWGSQEHLERIDEIMEQVSYHAIKASSTLAKEKGIYPDFEGSNWSKGIFPIDLANSEAKKLVDRGGLFGTDCDWDSLREQVKRDGMRNGYLMAIAPTSSISILVGTTQTIEPIYKRKWFEENLSGLIPVVAPNLSLETWNFYQSAYDLDQNLLIKAASIRQKWIDQGQSTNIFISLDKASGKYLNDIYVNAWKLGLKSTYYLRSQSPQAEENTMDRSIECEGCQ; encoded by the coding sequence ATGCTAACCGTTATCAAGCGAAGCGGACGGGTAGAACCACTGGATGTGACCAAAATCCAAAAATTCACCCATAGTGCTGTTTTAGGGCTGGAAAATGTCAGCCAAAGCGAGTTGGAAGTGGATGCCAAAATCCAATTCCGAGACAAAATCACCACCGAAGAGATTCAACAGACCCTCATCAAAACCGCTGTGGACAAGATCGATGTCGATGCTCCTGAGTGGACCTATGTCGCCGCACGCCTCTTTCTCTATGATCTCTACCACAAAGTCAATCGCTTCACGGGCTATGGCAAACTCAAAGACTACTTTGAGCGAGGGGAGAGCGAGGGGAGAATCATTAAAGGATTGAGAGGGAAATTTGACCTTGATTTTCTTGACACCAAGATTGTTCCTGAGCGCGATTTGCAATTCAACTACCTCGGAATCAAAACCCTATACGATCGCTACCTCATCAAAGATCGCTCCAATAAACCCATTGAGCTTCCTCAGCATATGTTCATGTCTATCGCCATGTTTTTGGCGCAAAATGAGAGGGAACCCAATGAGTGGGCGGTGAAGTTCTACGATCTTCTTAGTCGCTTTGAGGTGATGGCCGCCACCCCAACCCTCAGCAACGCCCGAACCCCCCGCCACCAGCTTAGCTCTTGCTACATTGGAAGCACCCCTGATAACATCGAGGGAATCTTTGATGGATACAAGGAGATGGCGCTCCTCTCTAAATATGGCGGGGGGATTGGCTGGGACTACAGCAAGGTGCGAGGACTTGGAAGCTATATCGATGGACACAAAAACGCCGCAGGCGGAGTGGTGCCCTTCCTCAAAATCACCAACGATGTCGCCATTGCCGTGGATCAGCTTGGCACACGAAAAGGGGCGATCAGCGTCTATCTTGAGCCTTGGCACACCGATATTTTTGACTTCATTGATCTGAAGAAAAACAGTGGTGAAGAGCGGCGAAGAGCGCATGACCTCTTCCCTGCCCTTTGGATTCCTGATCTCTTCATGAAGCGCGTGGAGGAGGATGGAGCTTGGACACTTCTTGACCCTCATGAGTGTCAAGATCTCACCAATTTACATGGAGAGGCTTTTGAGAAGCGCTACTTGGAGTATGAATGCATGGAGGGAATCATCAAAGAGACCATCCGCGCCAAGGAGCTATGGAAAAAGGTGCTCACTAGCTATTTTGAGATTGGAAGCCCTTTCCTCTGCTTCAAAGACAACGCCAATCGTCTCAACCCCAACGCCCACAAGGGAATCATCCGAAGCTCTAACCTCTGCACGGAGATTTTCCAAAACACCGAGCCCAACCACTACCTCATTCAAGTGGAATATGAGGATGGTTCCAGCGAACGCTTTGAAGAGCACGCAATCATCACCACCGACACAGGCGTAGAGAAGCGAGCCAACAAAATCACTTCCATGGATTCCCTCCAAGGCAAAAAGGTCTTTATTGCGGAGCGAATCGCTCAAGAGGGAAAAACTGCCGTCTGCAATCTCGCTAGTATCAACCTCTCCAAGATTCACACCCAAGAGGATATCGAGCGAGTCGTGCCCATTGCTGTGAGAATGCTTGATAATGTGATTGACCTCAACTTCTACCCCAACAAAAAGGTCAAACGCACCAACCTCGAAACTCGTGCGATTGGCCTAGGCGTCATGGGTGAGGCTCAAATGCTCGCTGAATCCAAAATCGTCTGGGGGAGCCAAGAGCACCTAGAGAGAATCGATGAGATCATGGAGCAGGTGAGCTACCACGCGATTAAAGCAAGCAGCACCCTTGCCAAAGAGAAGGGAATCTATCCTGATTTTGAAGGCTCCAACTGGTCTAAAGGAATCTTCCCCATTGACCTTGCCAACAGTGAGGCCAAAAAATTGGTGGATCGAGGGGGGCTCTTTGGCACAGATTGCGACTGGGATTCCTTAAGAGAGCAGGTAAAACGCGATGGAATGCGCAATGGCTACCTCATGGCGATCGCCCCTACCAGCTCCATCAGCATCCTCGTGGGCACCACCCAAACCATCGAGCCTATCTACAAGCGCAAGTGGTTTGAGGAGAATCTAAGCGGTCTCATCCCCGTGGTCGCCCCCAATCTAAGCCTAGAGACTTGGAACTTCTACCAATCGGCTTATGATTTGGATCAAAATCTTCTCATCAAAGCCGCCTCCATCCGCCAAAAATGGATCGACCAAGGCCAAAGCACCAACATCTTTATCTCCCTAGATAAAGCCAGCGGTAAATATCTCAATGACATCTATGTGAACGCTTGGAAACTAGGTCTCAAATCGACCTACTATTTAAGAAGCCAAAGCCCTCAAGCCGAGGAAAACACCATGGATCGAAGCATCGAGTGCGAGGGTTGCCAATAA
- a CDS encoding flagellar hook-length control protein FliK: MLQEILQSLSSSKSAKGSSSSSNGVSEESGELFAGLFNQALKSTLKSGTLASTLTQKLEKQKNNLSVESGEKSSLGAPSNLLSPSSPFLSSLSTQGLKGTLKEAGGTLKELLEEAKNAIKEAKSSSKEILVSSKGESLKKESPKGENLKESLSAAPISAQSASLETPKETKKLSDVAKIAEDLALKPSSIKAQSETSAEVSPKSTLIKEELTNSQAPEKTVEKSTPKSAEISSAAPIVKREKLTKEEENQKGETSSKTPSAPSSKDIPLQDKPKDKEELSLVKNRSLALDSDPFASRPAGENKRQEGAEKAPQAEANLAGILTLTKEKKSSTKASQEAIVTEKQEAKESQKEKSKEKTKGVSKETTNEAVKEAIKGETSFRESSSKSSQESPKNPIASAILESKELAPKSQSAGEQSNQIAENRLKSALEELVGAGGKQVSLGKKEESESKETTLGKSEASMGIEGRLSSLSETKGDLALKSALAKETLKNFTATLKEEVQNYKPPLTKLSVELNPENLGSVELTITQRGQNLLVQVVSNTQAIQLFMNNTAEFRQQLANAGFGDVSMSFSDGSASSGGFGGGDSSGGHPQKGNENGLFAYKANALGGADLEESERLGLMEITLPKYA; the protein is encoded by the coding sequence ATGCTTCAAGAAATCCTACAAAGTCTCTCTAGCTCTAAGAGCGCCAAAGGCTCCTCAAGCTCCTCTAATGGTGTTAGCGAGGAATCGGGCGAGCTTTTTGCGGGGCTTTTTAACCAAGCCCTCAAAAGCACTCTTAAGAGCGGAACACTCGCTAGCACGCTCACTCAAAAGCTAGAAAAACAGAAAAACAACTTGAGTGTGGAGAGTGGTGAAAAGAGCTCTTTAGGGGCGCCCTCCAATCTTTTGAGCCCTAGCTCACCTTTTCTCTCCTCTCTCTCCACGCAAGGACTCAAAGGCACTCTCAAAGAGGCGGGCGGGACACTAAAAGAGCTCTTAGAAGAGGCTAAAAATGCCATTAAAGAGGCAAAGAGCAGCTCCAAAGAGATTCTCGTCTCCTCCAAGGGAGAGAGCCTCAAAAAAGAGAGCCCTAAAGGAGAGAATCTAAAAGAGAGTTTGAGCGCGGCTCCTATCTCCGCTCAAAGCGCTTCATTAGAGACCCCCAAGGAGACCAAAAAGCTCTCAGATGTCGCTAAGATAGCCGAAGATTTGGCACTCAAGCCCAGCTCCATCAAGGCTCAAAGTGAAACTTCCGCGGAAGTTTCACCCAAAAGCACGCTCATTAAAGAAGAACTCACAAATAGTCAAGCTCCAGAAAAAACCGTAGAAAAAAGCACTCCAAAAAGCGCAGAGATCTCCAGCGCTGCGCCTATTGTAAAGAGAGAAAAGCTCACCAAAGAAGAGGAGAATCAAAAAGGAGAAACAAGCTCCAAGACCCCCTCCGCTCCAAGCTCAAAGGATATCCCTCTTCAGGATAAACCCAAGGATAAAGAAGAGTTGTCTCTTGTAAAAAATCGCTCTTTAGCCCTCGATTCTGATCCTTTTGCCTCAAGGCCTGCAGGAGAAAACAAGAGGCAAGAAGGCGCTGAAAAAGCCCCTCAAGCCGAGGCCAATTTGGCTGGAATCTTAACGCTTACCAAAGAGAAAAAAAGCTCCACCAAGGCAAGCCAAGAGGCGATAGTCACGGAGAAGCAGGAGGCCAAAGAGAGCCAAAAAGAGAAATCAAAAGAGAAGACCAAAGGGGTTTCTAAAGAGACAACCAACGAGGCGGTCAAAGAGGCAATCAAAGGGGAGACTTCATTCAGAGAGAGCTCCTCTAAGAGCTCCCAAGAATCTCCTAAAAATCCTATTGCCAGCGCGATTTTAGAATCAAAAGAGCTGGCGCCAAAGAGTCAAAGTGCGGGTGAGCAAAGCAATCAAATAGCAGAGAACAGACTCAAGAGTGCTTTAGAGGAGCTTGTGGGGGCAGGGGGCAAGCAGGTCTCCTTGGGCAAAAAAGAGGAGAGCGAGAGCAAAGAGACGACCTTAGGAAAGAGTGAAGCGTCTATGGGGATAGAGGGGCGACTCTCCTCTCTAAGCGAGACCAAGGGTGACCTTGCCCTCAAAAGCGCGCTCGCCAAAGAGACGCTCAAAAACTTCACCGCCACGCTTAAAGAGGAGGTGCAAAACTACAAACCTCCGCTCACCAAGCTCTCCGTGGAGCTTAACCCCGAAAATCTCGGTAGCGTGGAGCTCACCATCACGCAACGAGGACAGAATCTCCTTGTGCAAGTGGTCTCTAATACCCAAGCGATTCAGCTTTTTATGAACAATACCGCCGAATTTAGACAGCAGCTAGCTAATGCTGGGTTTGGTGATGTTTCGATGAGCTTTAGCGATGGAAGCGCCTCTAGCGGGGGCTTTGGTGGGGGAGATTCTTCGGGAGGACACCCTCAAAAAGGGAACGAAAATGGCTTGTTCGCCTATAAAGCAAATGCGCTTGGAGGCGCGGATTTAGAAGAATCCGAGCGTCTAGGCTTGATGGAAATCACCCTACCCAAATACGCCTAG
- a CDS encoding PhoH family protein, whose product MAKKTPKSKSYLLDTSVILDDTDNLEHLWQNGENSIFISDVVLSELNKKKELLSETGFFAREFFRLINNDNGKEIALHDFKSAATLEGDYIRLMYLKKKEREIPIYIVCRQHYRTKGLEHGLNDARIAEIAKDFNLILLTNDIALKIHSLSQGINAQSLYRDRVENPGEIDFWHTLNLHKDYDFSNLSKRKNFSELSDWSIIEVNEEDNTESSLYLTGKKRFGLKIEGRFEEQRLDEILEDTNPYIKPINLEQKLYYSMLIHPKNKITVATGSTGSGKTLIALQAGIHLVKKGVVDGIVYLRNTVTANDKEAELGFRKGDEGQKLGYFMYPLYSAVNFTIEKMQKESLAKKIEYRGDVNSIEKQEATEYFLQKHNIEVIDIAHARGVTIARKFVIFDEAQNASSATIKLIGTRMGEESRIVFLGDWAQIDHPYLSKFRNGIVSMLQKAKQDNFIAGIQLKQTIRSEIAGWFQQNF is encoded by the coding sequence ATGGCAAAGAAAACCCCCAAAAGCAAGTCCTACCTCTTGGATACTTCCGTTATCCTTGACGACACGGACAACCTCGAACACCTCTGGCAAAACGGCGAAAACTCCATCTTCATTAGCGATGTCGTCCTCTCTGAGCTCAACAAGAAAAAAGAGCTTCTCAGCGAGACGGGATTCTTTGCGAGAGAGTTTTTTAGACTCATCAACAACGATAATGGCAAAGAGATCGCTCTGCACGATTTCAAAAGCGCCGCCACCTTAGAGGGGGACTATATCCGCCTCATGTACCTAAAGAAAAAGGAGCGGGAGATCCCCATCTATATCGTCTGCCGCCAGCACTATCGCACCAAGGGGCTAGAACATGGGCTTAATGACGCAAGAATCGCCGAAATCGCTAAAGATTTCAACCTCATCTTGCTCACCAACGATATCGCTCTGAAGATCCACTCCCTCTCCCAAGGAATCAATGCCCAATCTCTCTATCGTGATCGCGTAGAAAATCCCGGCGAAATCGACTTTTGGCATACGCTCAACCTCCACAAAGATTATGACTTCTCCAACCTCTCTAAGCGAAAAAACTTCAGTGAACTCTCTGACTGGAGCATCATTGAGGTGAACGAGGAGGACAACACCGAGAGCTCCCTCTATCTCACGGGCAAAAAACGCTTTGGGCTCAAAATTGAGGGGCGCTTTGAAGAGCAGCGACTCGATGAGATTCTAGAGGACACCAACCCCTATATCAAGCCCATTAACCTAGAGCAGAAACTCTACTACTCTATGCTCATCCACCCCAAAAATAAAATCACGGTCGCCACAGGAAGCACGGGAAGCGGTAAGACCCTCATCGCCCTTCAAGCAGGAATCCATCTTGTCAAAAAAGGGGTCGTGGATGGGATCGTCTATCTGCGTAACACCGTCACAGCCAATGACAAAGAGGCGGAACTTGGATTTCGCAAAGGAGATGAGGGGCAAAAACTCGGCTATTTCATGTATCCACTCTATAGCGCCGTCAATTTCACTATCGAAAAGATGCAAAAAGAATCCCTTGCCAAAAAAATCGAATACCGAGGCGATGTGAACAGTATCGAAAAACAGGAGGCCACCGAGTATTTCCTGCAAAAACACAACATTGAGGTGATCGATATTGCACACGCTAGAGGGGTGACCATCGCTCGAAAATTTGTCATTTTTGATGAGGCACAGAACGCCTCTAGTGCCACCATCAAGCTTATTGGAACACGCATGGGCGAAGAGAGCCGTATCGTATTTTTGGGTGATTGGGCGCAGATTGACCACCCCTATCTCAGCAAATTTCGTAACGGAATCGTCTCCATGCTCCAAAAGGCCAAGCAGGATAACTTCATCGCAGGAATTCAGCTCAAGCAGACGATTCGTAGTGAAATCGCGGGATGGTTTCAACAAAACTTTTAA
- the typA gene encoding translational GTPase TypA, which produces MQSIRNIAVIAHVDHGKTTLVDGLLKQSGTFASHEQVDERAMDSNAIERERGITILSKNTAIRYKGHKINIIDTPGHADFGGEVERVLKMVDGVLLLVDAQEGVMPQTKFVVKKALSIGLRPIVVVNKIDKPAADPDRVVNEVFDLFAAMDATEEQLEFPVIYAAARDGYAMKELNDEKKNLEPLFEAILEHVPAPSGSAQKPLQIQVFTLDYDNYVGKIGIARIFNGVVKKGETVMLAKANGEKSSGKITKLIGFHGLARMEIDEAEAGDIVAVAGFHSIDVGDSLVDPNNPMPLDPMHLEEPTMSVYFAVNDSPLAGTEGKHVTANKVKDRLEKEMQTNIAMKMEEMGEGKFKVSGRGELQITILAENLRREGFEFSISRPEVIVKEEDGVRMEPFENLVVDTPQDYAGNVIEKLGRRKAEMRAMNPMGDGYTRLEFEIPARGLIGYRSEFLTDTKGEGVMNHSFLEFRPFSGSVESRSNGALVSMENGETTGFSLFNIQERGVLFVGPQTKVYVGMIIGEHSRDNDLDVNPIKAKNLTNMRTSGSEEAIKLIPPRELTLERALEWIEDDEILEVTPLNIRIRKKYLDPTVRRRYARQS; this is translated from the coding sequence ATGCAAAGTATAAGAAACATCGCGGTTATCGCGCACGTTGACCACGGCAAAACAACGCTTGTGGATGGGCTTTTGAAGCAGTCAGGAACTTTCGCCTCACATGAGCAGGTCGATGAGCGCGCCATGGATAGCAACGCCATCGAAAGAGAACGAGGGATCACCATCCTCTCTAAAAACACGGCTATCCGATACAAGGGACACAAAATCAATATCATCGACACCCCTGGACACGCCGACTTTGGCGGTGAGGTGGAGCGCGTGCTCAAAATGGTTGATGGCGTTTTACTCCTAGTGGATGCCCAAGAGGGCGTCATGCCCCAAACTAAGTTTGTCGTCAAAAAAGCGCTTAGCATCGGCCTTAGACCCATTGTTGTGGTGAACAAAATCGACAAACCTGCCGCTGATCCTGATCGAGTGGTCAATGAGGTCTTTGACCTTTTTGCCGCCATGGATGCGACCGAAGAGCAGCTTGAATTCCCCGTCATCTACGCCGCGGCAAGAGATGGCTATGCAATGAAAGAGCTAAACGATGAGAAGAAAAATCTTGAGCCCCTTTTTGAGGCGATTTTAGAGCACGTTCCTGCTCCTAGTGGCTCAGCCCAAAAACCCCTTCAGATTCAAGTTTTCACGCTTGACTATGATAATTATGTCGGCAAAATCGGAATCGCACGAATCTTCAACGGTGTGGTCAAAAAAGGTGAAACCGTCATGCTCGCCAAAGCCAATGGCGAGAAGAGTAGCGGAAAGATCACTAAGCTAATTGGCTTCCACGGCTTGGCTAGGATGGAGATTGACGAGGCCGAGGCGGGAGATATCGTCGCAGTAGCAGGATTCCACTCCATCGATGTGGGCGATAGCCTAGTGGACCCCAATAACCCCATGCCTCTTGACCCTATGCACCTTGAAGAGCCAACCATGTCGGTCTATTTTGCCGTCAATGATTCTCCTCTAGCGGGCACCGAGGGCAAGCATGTCACCGCCAACAAAGTCAAAGACCGTCTCGAAAAAGAGATGCAGACTAACATCGCCATGAAAATGGAGGAGATGGGCGAAGGAAAGTTCAAAGTCTCAGGGCGAGGCGAGCTTCAGATCACTATCCTAGCGGAGAATCTTCGCCGTGAAGGGTTTGAGTTTAGTATCTCTAGACCCGAAGTGATCGTCAAAGAAGAGGATGGCGTGCGCATGGAGCCTTTTGAAAATCTCGTGGTTGACACTCCCCAAGATTACGCGGGGAATGTCATTGAGAAGCTCGGACGAAGAAAGGCAGAGATGCGCGCCATGAACCCTATGGGCGATGGCTACACTCGATTGGAGTTTGAGATTCCTGCTCGTGGCCTCATCGGCTACCGAAGCGAATTCCTCACGGACACCAAGGGTGAAGGCGTCATGAACCACTCTTTCTTGGAGTTTAGACCCTTTAGTGGAAGCGTGGAAAGCCGAAGCAACGGGGCGCTTGTCTCCATGGAAAATGGTGAAACGACAGGATTCTCCCTCTTTAACATCCAAGAGCGCGGCGTGCTCTTTGTGGGTCCTCAGACCAAAGTCTATGTCGGCATGATCATCGGCGAGCATAGCCGAGACAATGATCTTGATGTCAATCCAATCAAAGCCAAAAACCTCACCAACATGAGAACCAGCGGCAGCGAAGAGGCGATCAAGCTCATTCCCCCTAGAGAGCTCACGCTAGAGAGAGCCTTAGAGTGGATTGAGGATGATGAGATTCTAGAGGTCACCCCCCTTAACATTCGAATCCGCAAAAAATATCTTGACCCCACCGTCAGACGAAGATACGCTAGACAATCTTAA
- a CDS encoding flagellar hook-basal body complex protein — MNATLFNGLSGILTHQVGLDSVSNNIANVNTTGYRANIPQFETLFAKSMSYINSSSPINNDFEHGVTVSSNAISNKNGSYKSSDGEFDIAYAGKGWFVVGTQKSGSFDLQNPTVAATQKNYFTRDGSFSRDSEGYLVNASGYYLYGIDLGKISETGTFNASRNEAADNLALSGSNLSPLKIPEDLYYQPTVTTQVGAAVNLNKSATGTGVNEVFLNADGSFDLEAFLAQDMNALMDGDLKLIDALNYKDLTITTTLPSGKTESHTFTYGGSGSNGFKTVGELKGLIEAQTGLTLDITRDSSGNPAGCTMSLRNDTLYDMNISVSGKLGQKLGLNGNSENFSSGAVGAYNASATNYEVGAYVMLDNVVYRRTTSVGNSDPHTDTTNWERIDSSAIEGYNTALAYEVGNVVEQGGLLYRRIGTAGNSDPATNPADWEDLGASATGSLPNYAEGTTYNTNDIVSHNGILYKRTGASGASDPYTDSANWTKVGNDSRSTTKFAVPSYTSGVEVYSSDGTKYVLQSTYYLLDSGNDGVGERWEVRSAIYDSTGKSMVSTAPVVHEMTFDNGVASAASVAIPFDGGTITYNPAQTEDGKLSTNYTYVESSVKAKSQDGSPAGRLDDVGVDSNGRIILTFTNGKSEVMGRVGLAAFVNDQGLQKVGGNMFQMTSISVNGGQPVYSSGAPILAWDETGQLKFGKVLDSMLETSNVDIGAALTELIVLQRGYSFNAKAFTTGDELIKEAIGLKK; from the coding sequence ATGAACGCCACTCTCTTTAATGGCCTCAGTGGGATATTAACTCATCAAGTGGGGCTTGATAGCGTTTCAAATAACATCGCTAACGTCAATACGACAGGTTATCGCGCCAATATTCCGCAATTTGAGACACTTTTTGCCAAGAGCATGAGCTATATCAACTCAAGCTCTCCCATCAATAATGACTTTGAGCACGGGGTGACCGTCTCAAGCAATGCCATTAGCAATAAAAACGGGAGCTACAAAAGCTCTGATGGCGAGTTTGATATCGCCTATGCGGGCAAAGGATGGTTTGTTGTCGGGACGCAAAAAAGTGGAAGTTTTGATCTTCAAAACCCCACGGTTGCGGCAACACAAAAGAACTACTTCACTAGAGATGGCTCTTTTAGTCGAGATTCTGAAGGGTATTTGGTGAATGCCAGTGGTTATTATCTCTATGGAATTGATCTAGGAAAAATCTCAGAGACAGGCACATTCAACGCGAGCCGAAATGAAGCCGCGGACAATCTTGCTCTCTCGGGTTCCAATCTCTCTCCCCTCAAAATCCCTGAAGATCTCTATTACCAGCCTACGGTCACGACCCAAGTCGGAGCCGCAGTGAACCTCAACAAGAGCGCCACGGGCACAGGGGTCAATGAGGTCTTTTTGAATGCAGATGGTTCTTTTGACCTAGAGGCGTTCTTGGCACAAGACATGAACGCTCTCATGGATGGCGATCTTAAGCTCATTGACGCGCTTAACTATAAAGATCTCACGATCACCACCACGCTCCCCTCAGGCAAGACAGAGAGTCATACCTTCACCTACGGAGGGAGTGGAAGCAATGGATTTAAAACCGTGGGAGAGCTTAAAGGCTTGATTGAAGCGCAGACGGGATTGACGCTGGATATTACGCGAGATTCGAGTGGAAATCCCGCAGGATGCACCATGTCACTCCGCAATGACACTCTTTATGATATGAATATTAGCGTGAGTGGAAAGCTTGGACAAAAGCTAGGGCTCAATGGAAATTCTGAGAATTTCTCCAGTGGTGCTGTTGGAGCCTACAATGCGAGCGCAACAAATTATGAAGTGGGGGCGTACGTGATGCTGGATAACGTTGTTTATCGACGTACGACCAGTGTGGGCAACTCCGATCCGCACACCGACACCACTAACTGGGAGAGAATCGATTCTTCGGCCATCGAGGGTTACAATACCGCACTTGCCTACGAAGTGGGTAATGTGGTGGAGCAAGGCGGGTTGCTCTATCGAAGAATCGGCACGGCGGGCAACTCCGACCCTGCGACCAATCCCGCAGATTGGGAGGATTTGGGGGCGAGTGCGACGGGGAGTCTGCCCAACTACGCGGAGGGGACGACCTATAACACCAATGATATTGTAAGTCACAATGGAATCCTCTACAAACGCACAGGCGCTTCGGGCGCTTCTGATCCCTATACCGATAGTGCCAACTGGACAAAAGTGGGGAATGATTCGCGCTCAACGACCAAATTCGCCGTCCCTAGTTATACGAGTGGCGTAGAGGTCTATAGCTCTGATGGAACCAAGTATGTTCTCCAGTCCACCTATTACTTGCTTGATTCGGGAAATGATGGTGTGGGCGAGCGATGGGAGGTGAGAAGCGCAATCTACGATTCCACGGGCAAGAGTATGGTAAGCACGGCTCCGGTGGTGCATGAAATGACTTTTGACAATGGAGTGGCGAGTGCCGCGAGCGTGGCTATTCCTTTTGATGGAGGAACTATCACCTATAATCCTGCTCAAACCGAAGATGGCAAACTCTCCACTAACTACACCTATGTGGAATCAAGCGTCAAAGCCAAGAGTCAAGATGGCTCTCCTGCGGGGCGATTGGATGATGTTGGAGTGGATAGCAATGGACGCATTATTCTCACTTTCACCAACGGAAAGTCAGAGGTGATGGGTCGCGTAGGATTGGCGGCTTTTGTGAATGACCAGGGTTTGCAAAAGGTGGGAGGAAATATGTTCCAAATGACCTCTATCAGCGTCAATGGGGGTCAGCCCGTTTACTCTAGCGGAGCACCCATCCTGGCATGGGATGAGACAGGACAGTTGAAATTTGGAAAAGTGCTTGACAGTATGCTAGAGACAAGCAATGTGGACATTGGTGCAGCATTGACCGAGTTGATCGTTCTCCAGCGAGGATACTCTTTCAACGCCAAGGCTTTCACGACGGGGGATGAGCTCATCAAAGAGGCAATTGGGCTCAAGAAATAA
- the flgD gene encoding flagellar hook assembly protein FlgD produces MATITNTNSTSTYTSSSDVAQNNNGTLDKDAFMRLFLEQLKSQDPTSPMETEKILEQTAMLTQLEQQEEMKKTLSSMTDTMKTMTDTSTKLAELQETMSNTLKDLGTSLDNSTSVTTFLAQLAGYNSVGMIGKVAETNVTGLNITSNDAVKFDLYFDEPIDASKGTPMLKIYNEKNELIKEVDLSAYNGQKGYVTFEWDTKDSGGSYVANGAYNVTAEYNLDSATNKYKETRIGRGEVQSILYENSVPYVKLGDNLILPIGNVTQFYEKG; encoded by the coding sequence ATGGCCACTATAACCAACACCAACTCCACTTCAACCTACACCAGCTCAAGTGATGTAGCTCAAAATAATAACGGCACACTAGACAAAGATGCTTTCATGAGGCTCTTTTTGGAGCAGCTCAAATCCCAAGACCCCACCTCTCCCATGGAGACGGAGAAAATCTTGGAGCAGACGGCAATGCTCACTCAGCTCGAACAGCAAGAGGAGATGAAAAAAACGCTATCAAGCATGACCGACACAATGAAGACGATGACCGACACGAGCACTAAACTCGCTGAGCTCCAAGAGACGATGTCAAACACCCTCAAAGACCTTGGGACAAGCCTTGACAATAGCACCAGCGTCACCACCTTCTTGGCACAACTTGCAGGATATAACTCCGTGGGTATGATTGGTAAGGTGGCCGAGACCAATGTCACGGGGCTTAATATCACTAGTAATGATGCGGTGAAATTCGATCTCTACTTTGATGAGCCTATTGATGCGAGCAAGGGAACCCCAATGCTTAAGATCTATAATGAGAAAAACGAGCTAATCAAAGAGGTGGATTTGAGCGCCTACAATGGGCAAAAAGGTTATGTCACATTTGAGTGGGATACCAAGGATTCTGGAGGGAGTTATGTGGCCAATGGAGCTTACAATGTAACAGCAGAATACAATCTTGATTCTGCCACCAATAAATATAAAGAGACGCGAATCGGTCGGGGAGAGGTTCAAAGCATCCTCTATGAAAATAGCGTCCCCTACGTGAAGCTTGGAGATAACCTCATTCTTCCTATTGGCAATGTGACTCAATTCTACGAAAAAGGCTAA